The bacterium nucleotide sequence GAAACAGTGGCCATCATAGGTGTTGGCCTTATTGGCGGCTCATTAGGCCTGGCTCTTAGGCGGCGACACCTGGTTAAAGGTGTTATCGGGATAGGTAGAAGACGGGAATCCCTGGAACGAGCCATTAAGGTGGGGGCGGTGGATACGGTGACCACAGATCCGGCTTTAGGGGTAAAGGAGGCCGACTTAGTTGTCCTGGCTACGCCGGTAGGAAATATTATCCCCCTGCTCTCCAGGATCCTTCCTCATCTAAAACCCGGGGCCATTATTACCGATGTGGGCAGCACCAAAAAAGAGATAGTGGCGCAAGCCGATTCTCTGGTGCCGGCCCACCTTTATTTTGTAGGCGGACACCCTTTGGCCGGCGCAGAAAGTTCAGGGGTGGATAATGCGACGGGGCAGCTTTTTGTGGGAGCCACCTGGGTGCTTACCCCTACCTCGAAAACCAATCCCCAGGCCTTGTCTAAAATAAGCTCCCTCTATCAGGCTATTGGGGCCCGGGTGGTGGAAATGGATTCGGCTGAACATGACCGGATGGTAGCTGTGAGCAGTCATCTGCCTCATGTTTTAGCGGCTTCGCTGGTTAATCTATTCAGCCAATACAGTGAACAGGATGACCGGCTTAATTCTCTGGTGGCCGGGGGCTTTCGCGA carries:
- a CDS encoding prephenate dehydrogenase, whose protein sequence is MNPKLETVAIIGVGLIGGSLGLALRRRHLVKGVIGIGRRRESLERAIKVGAVDTVTTDPALGVKEADLVVLATPVGNIIPLLSRILPHLKPGAIITDVGSTKKEIVAQADSLVPAHLYFVGGHPLAGAESSGVDNATGQLFVGATWVLTPTSKTNPQALSKISSLYQAIGARVVEMDSAEHDRMVAVSSHLPHVLAASLVNLFSQYSEQDDRLNSLVAGGFRDMTRIAASSPVLWRDICLENQGPLLEVLSRFKNMLDHWELMIRQGKEDELLEEFAKAQRRRTQMTDIDHGLIANRELRIANCECNYSGR